The following are encoded in a window of Vitis riparia cultivar Riparia Gloire de Montpellier isolate 1030 unplaced genomic scaffold, EGFV_Vit.rip_1.0 scaffold819_pilon_pilon, whole genome shotgun sequence genomic DNA:
- the LOC117910690 gene encoding FH protein interacting protein FIP2-like isoform X1, with translation MLEGCQDVLIGLPLIFQTADLTNANLEGANLEGANLKGAKLSKANLKGANLQRAYLRQVNLRDAESMEGAKLNGANMMGAIR, from the exons ATGCTTGAGGGTTGTCAGGATGTATTAATTGGTTTGCCCTTAATTTTTCAGACTGCTGATCTTACCAATGCCAACTTAGAAGGAGCTAATCTGGAAGGAGCAAATCTAAAG GGTGCAAAGTTGAGTAAGGCCAATTTGAAGGGTGCAAACCTTCAACGAGCTTACCTACGGCAGGTCAATCTTCGTGATGCA GAGTCTATGGAAGGCGCAAAGCTCAATGGTGCAAATATGATGGGAGCAATCAGATGA
- the LOC117910690 gene encoding FH protein interacting protein FIP2-like isoform X2, with the protein MLEGCQDVLIGLPLIFQTADLTNANLEGANLEGANLKGAKLSKANLKGANLQRAYLRQVNLRDASMEGAKLNGANMMGAIR; encoded by the exons ATGCTTGAGGGTTGTCAGGATGTATTAATTGGTTTGCCCTTAATTTTTCAGACTGCTGATCTTACCAATGCCAACTTAGAAGGAGCTAATCTGGAAGGAGCAAATCTAAAG GGTGCAAAGTTGAGTAAGGCCAATTTGAAGGGTGCAAACCTTCAACGAGCTTACCTACGGCAGGTCAATCTTCGTGATGCA TCTATGGAAGGCGCAAAGCTCAATGGTGCAAATATGATGGGAGCAATCAGATGA